In one Bradyrhizobium cosmicum genomic region, the following are encoded:
- a CDS encoding threonine synthase, with product MHDNDNLTIERPTFVTHLECAMEGDHYAADQVHNLSKAGKPLLVRYDLAGVKKALTKDALAQRPADMWRYRELLPVRKCKDIVSLGEVTTPLIRLPKLGKKLGGGEIIVKDEGRLPTGSFKARGLVMAVSMGKALGIKHMAMPTNGNAGAALAAYATSCGIKTTIFCPADTPEVNVSEIELQGATVYRVNGYIDDCGKIVGEGKAKVGWFDTSTLKEPYRIEGKKTMGLELAEQLDWDVPDVIFYPTGGGTGLIGMWKAFDELEKIGFIGSKRPRMVAVQASGCAPMVRAYEAGTEHATRWEDAHTIASGIRVPQAIGDFLILRAVRQSNGFAIAVDDDKISAALNEVAREEGLLLCPEGAATYAAYKDSLADGRVSKTDRVMLFNCATGLKYPLPPVTRTLDRHKPIDYTQF from the coding sequence ATGCACGACAACGACAACCTCACCATCGAACGCCCGACCTTCGTCACCCATCTCGAATGCGCGATGGAGGGCGATCACTACGCCGCTGACCAGGTCCACAACCTCTCCAAGGCCGGCAAGCCGCTGCTGGTGCGCTACGACCTCGCCGGCGTGAAGAAGGCGCTGACCAAGGACGCGCTCGCGCAGCGCCCCGCCGACATGTGGCGCTACCGCGAGCTGCTGCCGGTGCGCAAATGCAAGGACATCGTCTCGCTCGGCGAAGTCACCACGCCGCTGATCCGGCTGCCCAAGCTCGGGAAAAAGCTCGGCGGCGGTGAGATCATCGTGAAAGACGAGGGACGCCTGCCGACCGGCTCGTTCAAGGCGCGCGGCCTCGTGATGGCGGTGTCGATGGGCAAGGCGCTCGGCATCAAGCACATGGCGATGCCGACCAATGGCAATGCCGGTGCGGCGCTCGCCGCCTATGCGACCTCCTGCGGCATCAAGACCACGATCTTCTGCCCGGCCGACACGCCCGAAGTGAACGTCAGCGAGATCGAACTGCAGGGCGCGACCGTCTACCGCGTCAACGGCTATATCGACGATTGCGGCAAGATCGTCGGCGAGGGCAAGGCCAAGGTCGGCTGGTTCGACACCTCCACGCTGAAGGAGCCGTACCGCATCGAAGGCAAGAAGACGATGGGCCTGGAGCTCGCCGAGCAGCTCGACTGGGACGTGCCCGACGTGATCTTCTACCCGACCGGCGGCGGCACCGGCCTGATCGGCATGTGGAAGGCCTTCGACGAGCTGGAAAAGATCGGCTTCATCGGCAGCAAGCGCCCGCGCATGGTCGCGGTGCAGGCGTCCGGCTGCGCGCCGATGGTGCGCGCCTATGAGGCCGGCACAGAGCATGCGACGCGCTGGGAGGACGCCCACACCATCGCCTCGGGCATTCGCGTGCCGCAGGCGATCGGCGATTTCCTGATTTTGCGCGCGGTGCGGCAGAGCAATGGCTTTGCGATCGCGGTCGATGACGACAAGATCTCGGCTGCGCTGAACGAGGTCGCGCGCGAGGAGGGGCTGCTGCTGTGTCCCGAGGGCGCCGCGACCTACGCCGCCTACAAGGACAGCCTCGCCGATGGCCGCGTCAGCAAGACCGATCGCGTGATGCTGTTCAACTGCGCCACCGGCCTGAAATACCCCCTGCCGCCGGTCACCCGGACGCTCGACCGCCACAAGCCGATCGATTACACGCAGTTCTAG
- a CDS encoding AraC family transcriptional regulator, with translation MDNLSDKTLGKTAGDTSDPLSQVFSLLDVRAARCTRFEAGGNWSYRFPAKPALKFGAVIRGDCWIDFGNEAHHRLATGDCFLLANAPAYVLANDERLAPEDGMAAFDWTQSDVARHAGSDTVLLAGSFGFEASDAELLLDALPRFLLIPSRSPSASVIHSTLQILDLEIRGTGIGAAILTDRLADVLLVQVLRAALDQSAGEGFGWINALVDARIGKAIRLMHENAAHRWTLDALAGAVAMSRSAFSKRFKSLVGLAPLDYLLRWRMRLARDQLRRGATVSAAAAQLGYASESAFGHAFKRVYGHAPKRYWRGQATGEKFPNAPNK, from the coding sequence TTGGACAACCTCTCGGATAAGACCTTGGGCAAGACTGCGGGCGACACCTCGGACCCGCTGTCTCAGGTCTTCTCACTCCTGGACGTTCGCGCTGCGCGTTGCACCAGGTTCGAGGCGGGCGGGAATTGGTCGTATCGATTTCCGGCAAAACCCGCCCTGAAGTTCGGCGCTGTCATCCGAGGTGATTGCTGGATCGATTTTGGCAACGAAGCCCATCATCGGCTTGCCACCGGCGACTGTTTTCTTCTCGCCAATGCCCCCGCCTATGTTCTTGCCAACGACGAACGCCTCGCTCCCGAAGACGGTATGGCGGCGTTCGATTGGACGCAGTCAGATGTCGCGCGTCACGCGGGCAGCGATACGGTTCTGCTCGCCGGCAGCTTCGGTTTCGAAGCGTCAGACGCCGAACTGCTGCTCGATGCGTTGCCTCGCTTTCTGCTCATACCATCGCGCAGTCCGTCGGCGTCGGTCATTCATTCCACGCTTCAGATTCTCGACCTTGAAATCAGGGGGACTGGAATCGGAGCGGCGATCCTTACCGACAGGCTTGCCGACGTCCTGCTCGTCCAGGTGCTGCGCGCGGCGCTGGACCAGAGTGCCGGCGAGGGTTTTGGATGGATCAATGCGCTGGTCGATGCCAGGATCGGCAAGGCAATCAGGCTGATGCATGAAAACGCTGCTCACCGCTGGACCCTGGATGCATTGGCTGGCGCGGTCGCCATGTCGAGATCCGCGTTTTCGAAGCGGTTCAAGTCGCTGGTGGGGCTGGCGCCGCTCGACTACCTTCTTCGATGGCGAATGCGGCTTGCACGCGATCAGCTACGGCGTGGAGCGACCGTTTCGGCAGCCGCCGCGCAACTGGGATACGCGTCGGAGAGCGCCTTCGGACATGCCTTCAAACGAGTCTATGGCCATGCACCGAAGCGATACTGGCGTGGACAGGCCACGGGCGAAAAATTCCCCAACGCACCAAATAAATAA
- a CDS encoding MBL fold metallo-hydrolase: MTDLNRRHLLAGAAAVGAAAVTGLRPTASSAAVPQAGTQAPGFYRYKVGAYECTSINDGARTFPMPDKFVVNVPKDEALAAGEAGYMPKGMVTVPFNPQLINTGSKLVLIDAGNGVANLEPSKGAVGRTLQNLAAAGVDPKSIDVVLLSHLHPDHTNGIRLADGALAFPNAEIMVPAKDWEFWISEDNAAKAESNGMMKNYFGNVKKTFAGLESKVTKFEWGKEVAPGITSIGTPGHTPGHTSFAVASGDAKVLIQSDVTNIPEFFLRNPDWHVMFDNDAALAQETRHKFYDMAAAEKATVIGFHFTFPSVGHVEKDGAKYRLIPSAWNPTI, from the coding sequence ATGACCGATCTCAATCGCCGCCATTTGCTCGCAGGCGCTGCTGCCGTCGGTGCGGCCGCCGTGACCGGCCTCCGGCCGACCGCCTCCAGTGCCGCAGTGCCGCAAGCCGGGACGCAGGCGCCGGGCTTCTACCGCTACAAGGTCGGCGCCTACGAGTGCACCTCGATCAATGATGGCGCACGCACCTTCCCGATGCCGGACAAGTTCGTCGTCAACGTGCCGAAGGACGAGGCGCTCGCCGCCGGCGAGGCGGGCTACATGCCGAAGGGCATGGTCACGGTGCCGTTCAATCCGCAGCTCATCAACACCGGCTCCAAGCTCGTGCTGATCGATGCCGGCAACGGCGTCGCCAATCTCGAGCCGAGCAAGGGCGCGGTCGGCCGCACCCTGCAGAACCTCGCCGCCGCCGGGGTCGACCCGAAGAGCATTGACGTCGTGCTGCTGTCGCATCTGCATCCCGACCATACCAACGGCATTCGTCTCGCCGACGGCGCGCTCGCGTTCCCGAACGCGGAGATCATGGTGCCGGCCAAGGACTGGGAGTTCTGGATCAGCGAGGACAACGCCGCCAAGGCTGAGTCCAACGGCATGATGAAGAACTACTTTGGCAACGTGAAGAAGACTTTTGCCGGCCTCGAGTCCAAGGTGACGAAGTTCGAGTGGGGCAAGGAAGTGGCGCCCGGCATCACCTCGATCGGCACGCCCGGCCATACCCCGGGTCACACCTCCTTCGCGGTCGCCTCGGGCGATGCCAAGGTGCTGATCCAGTCCGACGTCACCAACATTCCGGAATTCTTCCTGCGTAATCCGGACTGGCACGTGATGTTCGACAACGACGCCGCGCTGGCGCAGGAGACGCGTCACAAGTTCTACGACATGGCGGCGGCCGAGAAGGCGACGGTGATCGGCTTTCATTTCACCTTCCCCTCGGTCGGCCATGTCGAGAAAGATGGTGCCAAGTACCGCCTGATCCCGTCGGCGTGGAACCCGACGATCTGA
- the lpdA gene encoding dihydrolipoyl dehydrogenase: MADTSFDVIIIGSGPGGYVAAIRAAQLGFKTAIVEKSYLGGICLNWGCIPTKALLRSAEIYHYMQHAKDYGLSADNISFDPKAVVQRSRGVSKRLNDGVGFLMKKNKVSVIWGAASIDAPGKVTVKKSDAEAPKGALGEGSYQAKHIIVATGARPRVLPGLEPDKKLIWTYFEAMVPEKMPKSLLVVGSGAIGIEFASFFRTMRSDVTVVEVLPQILPVEDAEIAGLARKRLEKQGIKIMSSTKVTKLEKKADSVVATIDDGKGKPVTTEFERVISAVGVVGNIENLGLEKLGVKTDRGCIVIDGYGKTNVPGIYAIGDVAGPPMLAHKAEHEGVVCVEAIKGLHPHPMDKLLIPGCTYCNPQVASVGLTEAKAKEGGREIRVGRFPFVGNGKAIALGEDQGLVKVIFDKKTGQLLGAHMVGAEVTELIQGYVVAMNLETTEEELMHTVFPHPTLSEMMKEAVLDAYGRVLNI; this comes from the coding sequence ATGGCCGACACATCCTTCGACGTCATCATCATCGGCTCCGGCCCCGGCGGCTACGTTGCCGCGATCCGGGCCGCCCAGCTCGGCTTCAAGACCGCGATCGTCGAGAAATCCTATCTCGGCGGCATCTGCCTGAACTGGGGCTGCATCCCGACCAAGGCGCTGCTTCGCTCGGCCGAGATCTACCACTACATGCAGCATGCCAAGGATTACGGTCTGTCGGCGGACAACATCTCGTTCGATCCGAAGGCGGTGGTCCAACGCTCGCGCGGCGTCTCGAAGCGGCTGAACGACGGCGTCGGCTTCCTGATGAAGAAGAACAAGGTCAGCGTGATCTGGGGCGCCGCCTCGATCGACGCGCCCGGCAAGGTTACCGTGAAGAAATCCGACGCCGAGGCGCCGAAGGGCGCGCTGGGCGAGGGGAGCTACCAGGCCAAGCACATCATTGTTGCGACCGGCGCGCGGCCCCGCGTGCTGCCGGGGCTCGAACCCGACAAGAAGCTGATCTGGACCTATTTCGAGGCGATGGTGCCGGAGAAGATGCCGAAGTCGCTGCTGGTCGTCGGCTCCGGTGCGATCGGCATCGAGTTCGCCTCGTTCTTCCGCACGATGCGAAGCGACGTCACTGTGGTCGAGGTCCTGCCGCAGATCCTCCCGGTCGAGGACGCCGAGATCGCGGGCCTCGCGCGCAAGCGCCTGGAGAAGCAGGGCATCAAGATCATGTCCTCGACCAAGGTGACCAAGCTCGAAAAGAAAGCCGACAGCGTCGTCGCCACCATCGACGACGGCAAGGGCAAGCCCGTCACCACCGAGTTCGAGCGCGTGATCTCGGCGGTCGGCGTCGTCGGCAACATCGAGAATCTCGGCCTTGAAAAGCTCGGGGTGAAGACGGACCGCGGCTGCATCGTGATCGACGGCTACGGCAAGACCAACGTGCCGGGCATCTATGCCATCGGCGACGTCGCGGGGCCCCCGATGCTCGCGCACAAGGCCGAGCATGAAGGCGTCGTCTGCGTCGAGGCCATCAAGGGCCTGCATCCGCATCCCATGGACAAGCTCCTGATTCCTGGTTGCACCTACTGCAATCCGCAGGTCGCCTCGGTCGGTCTGACCGAAGCCAAGGCCAAGGAGGGGGGCCGCGAGATCCGCGTCGGCCGCTTCCCCTTCGTCGGCAACGGCAAGGCGATCGCGCTCGGCGAGGACCAGGGCCTCGTCAAGGTGATCTTCGACAAGAAGACCGGACAGCTTCTCGGCGCCCACATGGTCGGCGCTGAAGTCACCGAGCTGATCCAGGGCTACGTCGTCGCCATGAACCTGGAGACCACGGAAGAAGAGCTGATGCACACGGTGTTCCCGCATCCGACCTTGTCGGAGATGATGAAGGAAGCCGTGCTCGATGCGTATGGAAGGGTGCTGAATATTTGA
- a CDS encoding pyruvate dehydrogenase complex dihydrolipoamide acetyltransferase: protein MPINILMPALSPTMEKGNLAKWLKKEGDKVKSGDVIAEIETDKATMEVEAIDEGTIAKILVPEGTQDVPVNDVIAVLAGEGEDVKAASSAKPSASAAPPKAPEKAAEAPAAAPAPAAAPAAPKAAPPPAAPAPQAAAPAAQSNGHGGRVFSSPLARRLAKDAGIDVSMVSGTGPHGRVVARDVEQAKSGKGLKAPAAAPSGGAPGIAPTMSDKQILSLFEPGSYEIIPHDGMRRTIAQRLTASIQNVPHFYLTIDCDIGKLLAAREEINAAAPKDKEKKPLYKISVNDFVIKAMAVALQKIPNCNVSWTESGMVKHHHSDVGVAVAMPGGLITPIIRKAETKTLSTISNEMKDFAARARSRKLKPEEYQGGTTAVSNLGMYGISHFTAVINPPHATILAVGTSEERPVVRGGKIEIAHMMSVTLSCDHRAIDGALGAELIGAFKQLIENPVMMMV from the coding sequence ATGCCCATCAACATCCTGATGCCCGCTCTCTCGCCGACGATGGAGAAGGGCAACCTCGCCAAGTGGCTGAAGAAGGAAGGCGACAAGGTCAAATCCGGCGACGTCATCGCCGAGATCGAGACCGACAAGGCGACCATGGAGGTCGAGGCCATCGACGAGGGCACGATCGCCAAGATCCTCGTGCCCGAGGGTACGCAGGACGTCCCGGTCAACGACGTGATCGCGGTGCTCGCCGGCGAGGGCGAGGACGTGAAGGCGGCAAGCAGCGCCAAGCCCAGCGCTTCGGCGGCGCCGCCGAAAGCTCCCGAGAAGGCTGCCGAGGCTCCCGCTGCTGCGCCGGCTCCGGCCGCTGCGCCTGCTGCCCCCAAGGCTGCCCCGCCGCCCGCTGCTCCGGCACCGCAGGCCGCGGCTCCCGCCGCGCAGAGCAACGGCCATGGCGGCCGCGTGTTCTCGTCGCCGCTCGCCCGCCGTCTCGCCAAGGATGCCGGCATCGATGTGTCGATGGTATCAGGCACGGGCCCGCACGGCCGCGTGGTCGCCCGCGACGTGGAGCAGGCCAAGTCCGGCAAGGGCCTCAAGGCGCCCGCGGCGGCACCGTCCGGCGGTGCGCCTGGAATCGCGCCGACCATGTCGGACAAGCAGATCCTGTCGCTGTTCGAGCCCGGCTCCTACGAGATCATCCCGCATGACGGCATGCGCCGCACCATCGCGCAGCGCCTGACCGCGTCGATCCAGAACGTCCCGCACTTCTACCTCACCATCGACTGCGATATCGGCAAGCTGCTCGCCGCGCGCGAGGAGATCAATGCGGCTGCTCCAAAGGACAAGGAGAAGAAGCCGCTCTACAAGATCTCGGTCAACGACTTCGTCATCAAGGCGATGGCGGTGGCGCTGCAAAAGATCCCGAACTGCAATGTGAGCTGGACCGAAAGCGGCATGGTCAAGCACCACCATTCCGACGTCGGCGTCGCCGTGGCGATGCCCGGCGGCCTGATCACGCCGATCATCCGCAAGGCCGAGACCAAGACGCTCTCGACCATCTCCAACGAGATGAAGGATTTTGCCGCGCGCGCGCGTTCCCGCAAATTGAAGCCCGAGGAATATCAGGGCGGCACCACCGCCGTCTCGAACCTCGGCATGTACGGCATCAGCCACTTCACCGCCGTGATCAATCCGCCGCATGCGACCATCCTGGCGGTCGGCACCAGCGAGGAGCGTCCCGTCGTCCGCGGCGGCAAGATCGAGATCGCGCACATGATGAGTGTGACCCTGTCCTGCGATCACCGCGCCATCGACGGCGCGCTCGGCGCCGAGCTGATCGGGGCGTTCAAGCAGCTGATCGAAAACCCTGTCATGATGATGGTCTGA
- a CDS encoding pyruvate dehydrogenase complex E1 component subunit beta, whose protein sequence is MPIQVLMPALSPTMEKGNLSKWLKKEGETIKSGDVIAEIETDKATMEVEATDEGTLGKILIPEGTADVAVNTPIATILADGESAADLAKAPAPAKQEKAAEPTPPAAAKAEAPAPKSSESKAAPAPQAVAEPDPEVPAGTEMVTQTIREALRDAMAEEMRRDADVFVMGEEVAEYQGAYKVTQGLLQEFGPKRVIDTPITEHGFAGVGVGAAMAGLKPIVEFMTFNFAMQAIDQIINSAAKTLYMSGGQMGCSIVFRGPNGAAARVAAQHSQDYSAWYSSVPGLKVVAPFSAADYKGLLKAAIRDPNPVIFLENEVLYGHTGEVPKLDDFVIPIGKARIARTGGHVTIISWSNGMTYALKAADELAKDGIEAEVIDLRTLRPMDTETIIASVKKTGRAVTVEEGWAQNGVGAEIAARIMENAFDYLDAPVTRVSGKDVPMPYAANLEKLALPSVAEVVEAAKAVCYR, encoded by the coding sequence ATGCCAATTCAAGTGCTGATGCCCGCGTTGTCGCCCACGATGGAGAAGGGCAACCTTTCCAAATGGCTCAAAAAAGAGGGCGAGACGATCAAGTCGGGCGATGTCATCGCCGAGATCGAGACCGACAAGGCGACCATGGAGGTCGAAGCGACCGATGAGGGCACGCTCGGCAAGATCCTCATCCCCGAAGGCACCGCGGACGTCGCCGTGAACACGCCGATCGCGACCATTCTCGCCGATGGCGAGAGCGCCGCCGATCTCGCCAAGGCGCCCGCGCCGGCCAAGCAGGAGAAGGCCGCGGAGCCCACTCCGCCCGCCGCCGCAAAGGCCGAAGCGCCTGCGCCCAAGTCTTCAGAGTCGAAGGCCGCCCCGGCGCCCCAGGCCGTTGCTGAACCCGATCCGGAAGTGCCCGCCGGCACCGAGATGGTGACCCAGACCATCCGTGAAGCGCTGCGCGACGCCATGGCCGAAGAGATGCGCCGCGACGCCGACGTCTTCGTGATGGGCGAGGAGGTCGCCGAATATCAGGGCGCCTACAAGGTCACGCAGGGCTTGCTGCAGGAATTCGGACCCAAGCGCGTGATCGACACGCCGATCACCGAGCACGGCTTTGCCGGCGTCGGCGTCGGTGCCGCCATGGCGGGCCTGAAGCCGATCGTCGAGTTCATGACCTTCAACTTCGCCATGCAGGCGATCGACCAGATCATCAACTCCGCCGCGAAGACGCTCTACATGTCCGGCGGCCAGATGGGTTGTTCGATCGTGTTTCGCGGGCCCAACGGCGCCGCCGCCCGCGTTGCCGCCCAGCACAGCCAGGACTACTCGGCCTGGTACTCGAGCGTCCCGGGCCTCAAGGTCGTCGCGCCGTTCTCGGCTGCCGACTACAAGGGCCTGCTCAAGGCCGCGATCCGCGACCCCAATCCGGTCATCTTCCTCGAGAACGAGGTGCTCTACGGTCACACCGGCGAGGTGCCCAAGCTCGACGATTTCGTGATTCCGATCGGCAAGGCGCGTATTGCCCGCACCGGCGGCCACGTCACGATCATCTCCTGGTCGAACGGCATGACCTATGCGCTGAAGGCGGCCGACGAGCTTGCCAAGGATGGCATCGAGGCCGAGGTGATCGATTTGCGCACGCTGCGGCCGATGGACACCGAGACCATCATCGCCTCCGTCAAGAAGACGGGGCGCGCCGTCACGGTGGAAGAGGGCTGGGCCCAGAACGGCGTCGGCGCCGAGATCGCCGCACGCATCATGGAGAACGCCTTCGACTATCTGGATGCGCCGGTTACGCGCGTCTCGGGCAAGGACGTGCCGATGCCCTATGCTGCGAACCTGGAGAAGCTCGCGCTGCCCTCGGTGGCCGAAGTGGTCGAGGCCGCCAAAGCCGTCTGCTACAGGTAG
- the pdhA gene encoding pyruvate dehydrogenase (acetyl-transferring) E1 component subunit alpha — protein sequence MAAPKKAAASTPQDKTNGGSPPEFTREQELKALRDMLLIRRFEEKAGQLYGMGAIGGFCHLYIGQEAVVVGMQMALKPGDQVITGYRDHGHMLATGMEANGVMAELTGRRGGYSKGKGGSMHMFSKEKHFYGGHGIVGAQVSLGTGLAFANNYRDNDNVSVTYFGDGAANQGQVYESFNMAELWKLPVIYVIENNRYAMGTAVSRASAQQDFSKRGASFNIPGRQVDGMDVRAVKAAGDEAAAWCRAGNGPMILEMQTYRYRGHSMSDPAKYRTREEVEKVRHDQDPIEQVRNRLLEAKVSEADLKAIDAEVRDIVNASADFAQHDPEPDAAELWTDIYR from the coding sequence ATGGCCGCACCCAAGAAAGCCGCCGCAAGCACTCCACAGGACAAGACCAACGGCGGTTCGCCTCCGGAATTCACCAGGGAGCAGGAGCTCAAGGCGCTCCGCGACATGCTCCTGATCCGGCGGTTCGAGGAAAAAGCCGGCCAGCTCTACGGCATGGGCGCGATCGGCGGCTTCTGCCATCTTTATATCGGCCAGGAAGCCGTGGTGGTCGGCATGCAGATGGCCCTGAAGCCGGGCGATCAGGTCATCACCGGCTATCGTGATCACGGCCACATGCTGGCCACCGGAATGGAAGCCAACGGCGTGATGGCCGAGCTCACCGGCCGCCGCGGCGGCTATTCCAAGGGCAAGGGCGGCTCCATGCACATGTTCAGCAAGGAGAAGCACTTCTACGGCGGTCACGGCATCGTCGGCGCCCAGGTGTCGCTCGGCACGGGTCTCGCCTTCGCCAACAATTATCGCGATAACGACAATGTCAGCGTTACCTATTTCGGCGATGGCGCGGCCAACCAGGGCCAGGTCTATGAGAGCTTCAACATGGCGGAGCTCTGGAAGCTGCCGGTGATCTATGTCATCGAGAACAACCGCTACGCCATGGGCACCGCGGTCTCGCGCGCCTCGGCACAGCAGGATTTCTCCAAGCGTGGTGCCTCCTTCAACATCCCCGGCCGGCAGGTCGACGGCATGGACGTCCGCGCAGTGAAGGCCGCCGGCGACGAAGCCGCGGCCTGGTGCCGCGCCGGCAACGGGCCGATGATCCTGGAAATGCAGACCTACCGCTATCGCGGCCACTCGATGTCGGACCCTGCAAAATACCGCACGCGCGAGGAGGTCGAGAAGGTTCGCCACGACCAGGATCCGATCGAGCAGGTGCGCAATCGCCTGCTGGAAGCCAAGGTCAGCGAGGCCGATCTCAAGGCGATCGACGCCGAGGTGCGCGACATCGTCAACGCGTCTGCCGACTTTGCCCAGCATGATCCCGAGCCGGATGCCGCCGAGCTCTGGACCGACATTTACCGCTGA
- a CDS encoding FtsB family cell division protein: MVSRARLKSILTGLALYAMAAAIVGYFGVNAYTGKYGLNARQELDQEIIALTSELAQLKRERARSEQRVSLLRTAKIDPDMLDERARFQLDYVNPHDLVRMIPAK, encoded by the coding sequence ATGGTCTCCCGCGCCCGCCTGAAATCGATCCTGACCGGCCTTGCCCTCTATGCGATGGCGGCCGCGATCGTCGGGTATTTCGGCGTCAACGCCTATACCGGCAAATACGGTCTCAACGCGCGCCAGGAGCTCGATCAGGAGATCATCGCGCTGACCAGCGAGCTGGCGCAGCTCAAGCGTGAGCGCGCCAGGAGCGAGCAGCGCGTCTCGCTGCTGCGTACCGCAAAGATCGACCCCGACATGCTGGACGAGCGGGCGCGGTTCCAGCTCGATTATGTCAATCCGCACGATCTCGTCCGGATGATCCCGGCGAAGTGA
- a CDS encoding DUF5076 domain-containing protein, which translates to MAGPKEQPLPPDVLARDDAVEILRVFVLDGGLSMAFQRAFEEPDMWGLLLVDLARHAARAYARESEYTEEDAMNRILEMFQAEIERPTDTGTTTPRGKGH; encoded by the coding sequence ATGGCGGGCCCGAAGGAGCAGCCATTGCCACCCGACGTCCTTGCCCGCGATGACGCGGTCGAGATCCTGCGCGTGTTCGTGCTGGACGGCGGGCTGTCGATGGCGTTCCAGCGTGCCTTCGAGGAGCCCGACATGTGGGGCCTGCTGCTGGTCGATCTCGCCCGCCACGCCGCGCGCGCCTATGCGCGTGAGAGCGAATATACCGAGGAAGACGCGATGAACCGGATCCTGGAGATGTTCCAGGCCGAGATCGAGCGTCCCACGGACACCGGCACGACGACACCGCGCGGGAAGGGACACTGA
- a CDS encoding nucleoside deaminase, producing MAIESHHFDFMLEAIREAEASIAQGGLPIGAVLTRDDKIIARGHNNRVQENNVILHGEMSCLREAGAITFHDTVMYTTLSPCSMCAGALALFKVKLVVIGESVTFEGSKDILDKFGIPWIDLADNRSITMMKNWRSVPANERLWQGDIGN from the coding sequence GTGGCGATCGAATCCCACCATTTCGACTTCATGCTGGAGGCGATCCGCGAGGCGGAGGCCTCGATCGCGCAGGGCGGCCTGCCGATCGGCGCCGTGCTGACACGCGACGACAAGATCATCGCCCGCGGCCACAACAATCGTGTGCAGGAAAACAACGTGATCCTGCATGGCGAGATGAGCTGCCTGCGTGAGGCCGGCGCGATCACGTTCCACGACACCGTCATGTACACCACGCTGTCGCCATGCTCGATGTGTGCCGGCGCGCTCGCTCTGTTCAAGGTCAAGCTGGTGGTGATCGGGGAATCCGTCACCTTCGAGGGCTCCAAGGACATCCTCGACAAGTTCGGCATCCCCTGGATCGATCTTGCCGACAATCGCTCCATCACCATGATGAAGAATTGGCGTTCCGTCCCGGCCAATGAGCGCCTGTGGCAAGGCGACATCGGCAACTAA
- a CDS encoding NADPH-dependent FMN reductase: MAYNIVTIAGSLRKDSFSLKIANALAKLAPDTLKLEVITPAGISFFNQDLEGAPPADWLAFREKLQKSDGVLFITPEYNRAIPGVLKNAIDVASRPYGKSSFNGKPVGIISNSPGPLGGVSAAKTLQNILPGIAGPIMQQPEIYLNAVGDAFDADGNLVKDSLKGVLQAYIDAFAAHVAKHHG; this comes from the coding sequence ATGGCCTACAACATCGTCACGATCGCCGGCAGCCTGCGCAAGGACAGCTTCTCGCTGAAGATCGCCAATGCGCTCGCCAAGCTCGCGCCTGACACGCTCAAGCTCGAGGTCATCACGCCCGCGGGGATCTCGTTCTTCAACCAGGACCTCGAGGGCGCGCCGCCGGCCGACTGGCTCGCTTTCCGCGAAAAACTCCAGAAGTCGGACGGCGTCCTGTTCATCACGCCCGAGTATAACCGCGCGATCCCGGGCGTGCTGAAGAACGCCATCGACGTCGCCTCGCGCCCGTATGGCAAGAGCTCGTTCAACGGCAAGCCGGTCGGCATCATCTCCAACTCGCCGGGCCCGCTCGGCGGCGTCAGCGCCGCCAAGACGCTGCAGAACATCCTGCCGGGGATCGCCGGCCCGATCATGCAGCAGCCGGAAATCTATCTGAATGCGGTCGGCGACGCCTTCGATGCCGACGGCAATCTGGTCAAGGACTCGCTGAAGGGCGTGCTCCAGGCCTATATCGACGCCTTCGCGGCGCACGTGGCCAAGCACCACGGCTGA